A stretch of the Geovibrio thiophilus genome encodes the following:
- a CDS encoding molybdopterin-dependent oxidoreductase encodes MVTLKIDGIQVEVPKDYTILQAAEKAGVHIPVLCHDSRLNPFGACRVCLIEAVGNPRMMTACTTPVAPDMDILTNTEKLQRIRKTVIELLLVNHPLECPVCDKGGECTLQDLTYEVGLTKVRFDAKPADTPVDHTNPFIERDVDRCVLCGRCVRICDEVVNIQAISFINRGMETMIGTAFDQPWNCEFCGQCISVCPVGSLNNRVYLFKNRPWNLEKTDSVCGLCGCGCYIELETEGSELYRMGELPEKGANHGNLCAKGRFGFEFVNSVKRETSAKVRAAGELADADFDQAVVTVAEKVKSIRAQHGAEAVAVLVSPRLTNEEAFLANKLAKEVIGTGGMYALEPHSSLPEATYADIEKSDAVAVLNIDVTEANPILGLAVRAAARMNEAPLYVFYPSETALKRLAEKQFTGTPDEVYASMTRLVEGQGAEAAVLEVLKKAEKPVAVYNPYNTADLWFVSELKKQVPALKLAAARAKANSQGIVDMGALDAAKLKEGIQNKTIKALLCFGENPAVRTGWADLSLDSLELLAVTDPFMSETAKKASVYIPVATYAEKDGSFTSLEGRVQTVNRALCKGLKTDAEVVAALAARLGGSLPSCSCEVRELIRKEVPLYKEADFDGGVISYPYAVKGEFEKPAKAAAGEGAYFLYPSSLRLHSGSYTRWSPDLAKVYGEPKLEISPADAEALGLGDGDAVSVSAAGITKVFKVHVEKHMTKGCAALPEDYVDTAQIFSKGRYHKVSLGKKG; translated from the coding sequence ACGGCGTGCACAACGCCCGTTGCCCCCGATATGGACATACTCACCAATACCGAAAAGCTCCAGAGGATCAGGAAAACGGTGATTGAGCTTCTGCTCGTGAACCACCCCCTTGAGTGCCCCGTGTGCGATAAGGGCGGTGAATGTACGCTTCAGGATCTCACCTACGAAGTCGGACTCACCAAGGTCCGCTTTGACGCCAAACCCGCCGACACACCGGTTGACCACACCAACCCTTTTATTGAGAGGGACGTGGACAGATGTGTGCTCTGCGGACGCTGCGTAAGAATCTGTGACGAAGTGGTAAATATACAGGCGATAAGCTTCATAAACCGCGGCATGGAAACAATGATCGGAACAGCTTTCGATCAGCCGTGGAACTGCGAATTCTGCGGACAGTGCATAAGCGTCTGCCCCGTGGGTTCGCTTAACAACAGAGTTTATCTCTTCAAAAACAGACCGTGGAACCTTGAAAAAACGGATTCCGTATGCGGTCTCTGCGGATGCGGCTGCTACATAGAGCTTGAAACCGAAGGCAGTGAGCTTTACAGAATGGGCGAGCTTCCCGAAAAGGGCGCAAACCACGGCAATCTCTGCGCGAAGGGCAGATTCGGCTTTGAATTTGTAAACAGCGTGAAGCGGGAAACCTCTGCGAAAGTCAGAGCCGCAGGGGAACTTGCCGATGCGGACTTCGATCAGGCTGTGGTGACTGTTGCTGAAAAAGTTAAAAGCATCAGGGCTCAGCACGGAGCGGAAGCTGTCGCGGTTCTCGTTTCGCCGAGGCTCACCAACGAAGAGGCGTTCCTTGCGAATAAGCTTGCCAAGGAAGTGATAGGAACAGGCGGCATGTATGCCCTTGAGCCGCATTCATCACTCCCCGAAGCCACTTACGCCGACATAGAAAAAAGTGACGCTGTAGCGGTGCTCAATATAGATGTAACTGAAGCCAATCCCATTCTCGGTCTTGCGGTCAGAGCCGCTGCCAGAATGAACGAGGCTCCGCTTTATGTCTTCTACCCTTCGGAAACAGCCCTGAAAAGACTCGCTGAAAAGCAGTTCACCGGAACCCCCGATGAGGTGTACGCGAGCATGACAAGGCTGGTTGAAGGACAGGGCGCTGAGGCTGCCGTGCTTGAAGTTCTCAAAAAAGCAGAGAAGCCGGTAGCGGTTTACAACCCATACAATACGGCGGATCTCTGGTTCGTTTCAGAGCTGAAAAAACAGGTTCCGGCACTTAAACTCGCGGCGGCAAGAGCCAAGGCAAACTCTCAGGGTATTGTTGACATGGGTGCTCTGGACGCGGCGAAGCTGAAAGAAGGAATACAGAACAAAACGATAAAAGCTCTTCTTTGCTTCGGTGAAAACCCTGCGGTGAGAACAGGCTGGGCGGATCTTTCACTGGATTCTCTCGAACTGCTCGCTGTTACGGATCCTTTCATGAGCGAAACGGCTAAAAAAGCCTCCGTTTATATCCCTGTGGCAACATACGCAGAGAAGGACGGTAGCTTCACAAGCCTTGAGGGAAGAGTGCAGACGGTAAACAGGGCTCTCTGCAAAGGGCTTAAAACCGATGCCGAAGTCGTGGCTGCTCTTGCGGCAAGGCTCGGCGGCAGTCTGCCTTCCTGCTCATGCGAAGTGAGAGAGCTGATACGCAAAGAGGTTCCCCTTTACAAAGAAGCCGACTTTGACGGCGGAGTAATAAGCTACCCCTATGCGGTGAAAGGCGAATTTGAAAAGCCTGCGAAAGCGGCTGCGGGAGAGGGCGCTTACTTCCTCTACCCCTCATCACTCAGACTTCATTCAGGCTCATACACCAGATGGTCTCCGGATCTCGCCAAGGTTTACGGCGAGCCTAAGCTTGAGATTTCCCCCGCTGACGCGGAGGCTCTCGGACTCGGTGACGGAGACGCTGTGAGCGTGAGCGCTGCGGGGATCACTAAGGTCTTCAAGGTTCATGTGGAAAAACACATGACGAAAGGCTGTGCGGCTCTGCCGGAAGACTACGTCGACACGGCGCAGATCTTCAGCAAAGGCAGATACCACAAAGTGTCTCTGGGTAAAAAAGGTTGA
- the nuoH gene encoding NADH-quinone oxidoreductase subunit NuoH, with protein sequence MLLPIVFTIIKILIIVTVILLAVAYMTYAERKVIGAMQVRLGPMHTGPYGLLQPIADAVKLIAKEDLTPDMVDRPVFILAPLLTMVPALAGFAVIPFADNFTVFGMEIKPYITDLNIGLLYVLAISSVGTYGVIMSGWASNSKYALLGSLRSSAQVLSYETAMGLALVAPVLLAGSLSLREITLAQSGMWFVVPQIVAFMVYLIAAIAETNRAPFDLAEAETEIVAGFHVEYSSMKFALFFLGEYANMYLVSTIAVVMFLGGWNGPFLPPLVWFVLKVLFIMFIFLWLRATLPRLRFDQLMSLGWKVLIPIALANLMITAIVVHIVR encoded by the coding sequence ATGTTGCTCCCTATAGTTTTCACAATAATCAAGATACTGATCATTGTAACTGTAATCCTCCTCGCGGTGGCATACATGACGTATGCCGAGCGTAAGGTTATAGGCGCAATGCAGGTACGTCTGGGGCCGATGCATACCGGACCTTACGGTCTTCTTCAGCCCATCGCGGACGCGGTGAAGCTGATCGCAAAGGAAGACCTTACGCCCGATATGGTTGACAGACCGGTTTTCATCTTAGCTCCTTTGCTTACGATGGTTCCGGCGCTGGCAGGGTTTGCCGTGATTCCCTTCGCCGACAATTTCACTGTGTTCGGCATGGAGATAAAGCCCTATATAACTGATCTTAACATTGGTCTTCTTTATGTTCTGGCGATTTCGTCCGTGGGTACTTACGGCGTTATCATGTCAGGCTGGGCTTCAAACTCAAAATACGCCCTTCTGGGCAGCCTGCGTTCTTCGGCTCAGGTGCTGAGCTACGAAACGGCTATGGGGCTTGCCCTTGTCGCGCCTGTTCTGCTGGCGGGTTCACTCTCTCTGAGAGAGATCACCCTCGCTCAGTCGGGGATGTGGTTTGTTGTTCCGCAGATAGTGGCTTTCATGGTTTACCTTATAGCCGCCATCGCAGAAACAAACAGAGCGCCCTTCGACCTTGCGGAAGCTGAGACCGAAATCGTTGCGGGCTTCCATGTGGAATACTCCTCAATGAAATTCGCCCTCTTCTTCCTTGGCGAATACGCAAATATGTACCTTGTTTCCACAATCGCCGTTGTTATGTTCCTCGGCGGATGGAACGGACCCTTTCTGCCTCCCTTGGTATGGTTCGTCCTCAAGGTTCTGTTCATTATGTTTATCTTCCTCTGGCTGAGAGCCACTCTCCCCAGACTCCGCTTCGACCAGCTTATGAGTCTCGGCTGGAAGGTACTTATACCGATCGCACTTGCCAATCTTATGATAACGGCAATCGTGGTCCACATTGTCAGGTAG
- the nuoI gene encoding NADH-quinone oxidoreductase subunit NuoI: MKNIFDTLLLTEIFQGLGITLKHLFKKKVTYKYPFEDTPIFPRFRGVQYIKTHENGATKCVGCYLCQKVCPSECIHIVTDCGPNGERLIRKYELDLSRCIYCGFCEEACPVDAVHMGRNYHTTDSTRDHYVINMKTLSENYKKELADAQAKGEQL; encoded by the coding sequence ATGAAAAATATATTCGATACTCTGCTCTTAACTGAAATTTTTCAGGGTCTGGGAATTACTCTGAAACATTTGTTCAAGAAAAAGGTTACGTACAAATACCCCTTTGAGGATACCCCGATTTTCCCGAGGTTCAGAGGGGTGCAGTATATCAAAACCCACGAGAACGGCGCTACGAAATGTGTGGGCTGCTATCTCTGTCAGAAGGTATGCCCTTCCGAGTGCATACACATAGTGACAGACTGCGGTCCTAACGGCGAAAGACTGATCCGCAAATACGAGCTTGATCTTTCCCGCTGCATTTACTGCGGTTTCTGCGAAGAGGCATGCCCTGTCGACGCTGTTCACATGGGACGCAACTATCACACGACAGACTCAACAAGAGACCATTATGTGATAAACATGAAAACTCTTTCTGAAAACTACAAAAAGGAACTGGCTGACGCACAGGCTAAAGGAGAGCAGTTATGA
- a CDS encoding NADH-quinone oxidoreductase subunit J translates to MAQVAFYILAGLAVVSALGVITRENPVHSALWMLLTFFSVAGIFVQLGAEFVAAIQVLVYAGAILVLYLFVVMLLNPRSGGFIRMPAKYIIGSAVSIVVFFQIAITIWSSGILKTGAIGPLPYAEGMNNVRAYGNVLFTKYLVPFEIASILLLVAMIGAIVIARKD, encoded by the coding sequence ATGGCGCAGGTTGCATTTTACATTCTTGCGGGTTTGGCTGTGGTATCAGCTCTCGGTGTTATCACCCGTGAGAACCCCGTTCACTCGGCTCTATGGATGCTCCTCACGTTTTTCAGCGTTGCGGGAATCTTTGTTCAGCTCGGTGCGGAATTCGTCGCGGCGATTCAGGTTCTCGTCTACGCAGGCGCGATTCTGGTTCTGTATCTCTTCGTGGTCATGCTGCTTAACCCCCGTTCGGGCGGTTTCATAAGGATGCCCGCTAAATACATAATCGGATCGGCTGTTTCGATTGTGGTCTTCTTTCAGATAGCTATAACCATCTGGAGCTCCGGCATTCTCAAAACCGGCGCTATCGGACCGCTCCCCTACGCCGAAGGCATGAACAACGTCAGAGCATACGGAAACGTACTGTTCACTAAGTATCTGGTACCCTTTGAAATCGCTTCCATACTTCTTCTTGTTGCGATGATCGGTGCCATCGTAATAGCAAGAAAGGACTAG
- the nuoK gene encoding NADH-quinone oxidoreductase subunit NuoK — MELTLAHYLILSAVIFALGMTGVLIRKNLIVMFMSLELMLNAVNINLAAFSNYLQDMTGQIFIVFVMAVAAAEAAVGLALIISLFRNKQTINAEELNIMRG; from the coding sequence ATGGAATTGACGCTGGCTCATTACCTTATACTCAGCGCGGTTATATTCGCCCTTGGAATGACAGGGGTACTGATAAGGAAAAACCTCATCGTTATGTTTATGTCGCTGGAGCTTATGCTCAATGCGGTGAACATCAATCTGGCTGCTTTTTCCAACTATCTGCAGGATATGACCGGACAGATTTTCATAGTCTTCGTCATGGCGGTTGCCGCTGCGGAGGCCGCAGTGGGACTCGCGCTCATTATCAGTCTGTTTCGGAACAAGCAGACTATTAATGCCGAAGAACTTAATATTATGAGAGGATAG
- the nuoL gene encoding NADH-quinone oxidoreductase subunit L, whose protein sequence is MHLEVLILLGPLVAFLINGLFGRLYIKNNAHFVAIAGVGLSWIVSIITFFRVMGGHSVDATLYNWVAAGKFSVPFGILVDPLTAIMLIVVTTVSTMVHIYSMGYMHDDEGYWRFFTYLSVFTFSMLILVMGNNFLMLFVGWELVGLSSYLLIGFWFYKKSAADACKKAFVMNRVGDFGFYIGLLLVIITFKGLNYSDAFQYESIQAIKASTYTVFGMQFSLIDLMTLGLFCGAMGKSAQFPLHTWLPDAMEGPTPVSALIHAATMVTAGVYMVARCNALFAEAHITSMLVVYVGMFTALLGATIGLTQYDLKRILAYSTVSQLGYMIMATGVGAYVAGIFHLFTHAFFKGLLFLCSGSVMHAMHGDLDVRKMGGLKKKMPITYWTYLIGCIAIAGIPPLAGFWSKDEILAMTFANGHMFPWFVATVVAGMTAFYMFRSFFLVFEGTPRDQHMHDHAHESPASMTAPLVFLAILSVLAGAVFGYPLENGFIHHFLGPVLTPEGAHPHHLEHSTALMLMVLSIVVASAGIFVSWLYYIKVPSLPGKTVKAFKPVHTFFYNKWFFDELYDAIIVFPIVTISKFLWRGFDVNVIDFTVNAFGKVPMFIGGVARHLQTGRMQTYIFTMVVGVIVLFTIFYTV, encoded by the coding sequence ATGCATTTGGAGGTCTTGATACTTCTCGGGCCGTTGGTTGCTTTTCTTATCAACGGTCTGTTCGGAAGGCTCTACATCAAAAATAACGCGCATTTTGTCGCGATTGCGGGTGTCGGTCTTTCATGGATTGTGTCCATCATCACTTTTTTCAGAGTGATGGGCGGTCACAGTGTGGATGCCACCCTATATAACTGGGTTGCCGCGGGCAAGTTCAGTGTTCCCTTCGGAATACTTGTCGACCCGCTTACAGCAATAATGCTCATAGTGGTTACCACCGTCAGCACTATGGTGCACATCTACTCAATGGGATATATGCACGATGACGAAGGCTACTGGAGATTCTTCACTTATCTCTCTGTGTTCACCTTCTCAATGCTCATACTCGTTATGGGCAACAACTTCCTCATGCTTTTCGTGGGCTGGGAGCTTGTGGGTCTTTCATCCTACCTGCTTATCGGTTTCTGGTTCTATAAAAAGAGTGCTGCGGACGCATGTAAGAAAGCTTTCGTAATGAACAGGGTAGGTGACTTCGGTTTCTACATTGGTCTTCTGCTCGTTATAATCACCTTTAAAGGTCTTAACTACAGCGATGCTTTCCAGTATGAGTCCATTCAGGCGATAAAAGCCAGCACTTACACAGTGTTCGGCATGCAGTTCAGCCTGATCGACCTCATGACGCTCGGTCTCTTCTGCGGCGCCATGGGTAAATCAGCTCAGTTTCCGCTGCATACTTGGCTGCCCGACGCGATGGAAGGTCCCACACCGGTTTCGGCTCTTATCCACGCCGCGACGATGGTTACGGCAGGGGTCTACATGGTTGCGCGCTGCAACGCTCTGTTCGCTGAGGCGCACATCACCAGCATGCTTGTTGTGTATGTCGGTATGTTCACCGCTTTACTCGGCGCTACCATAGGTCTTACACAGTACGACCTTAAGCGCATACTCGCATACTCAACAGTTTCCCAGCTCGGCTACATGATAATGGCTACCGGCGTGGGCGCTTATGTTGCGGGTATATTCCACCTGTTTACACACGCTTTCTTCAAGGGTCTTCTTTTCCTCTGCTCAGGTTCTGTTATGCACGCTATGCACGGCGACCTTGATGTGAGAAAGATGGGCGGACTTAAAAAGAAAATGCCGATTACATACTGGACATACCTCATAGGCTGTATAGCCATTGCCGGTATCCCACCCCTTGCGGGCTTCTGGTCAAAGGACGAAATCCTCGCCATGACCTTCGCGAACGGTCACATGTTCCCTTGGTTCGTGGCGACTGTGGTTGCGGGCATGACGGCTTTCTATATGTTCCGTTCCTTCTTCCTCGTGTTTGAGGGAACTCCCAGAGACCAGCATATGCACGACCATGCCCACGAATCACCCGCTTCAATGACCGCTCCGCTGGTCTTCCTCGCCATTCTTTCTGTTCTGGCGGGCGCAGTGTTCGGTTATCCGCTGGAAAACGGCTTCATACACCACTTCCTCGGACCGGTACTCACCCCTGAAGGAGCGCACCCGCACCATCTTGAGCACTCGACAGCTCTGATGCTGATGGTACTCTCCATAGTGGTTGCCTCTGCGGGCATATTCGTAAGCTGGCTGTATTACATCAAGGTTCCCTCACTGCCGGGAAAAACCGTCAAGGCTTTCAAGCCCGTCCATACCTTCTTTTACAACAAGTGGTTCTTCGACGAGCTTTATGACGCGATTATCGTTTTCCCCATAGTGACTATCTCCAAGTTCCTTTGGAGAGGCTTTGACGTAAACGTGATAGACTTCACCGTAAACGCATTCGGCAAAGTGCCCATGTTCATCGGCGGAGTGGCAAGACACCTTCAGACAGGGCGCATGCAGACATACATCTTTACGATGGTTGTCGGCGTGATCGTGCTGTTCACAATATTTTACACGGTATAA
- a CDS encoding NADH-quinone oxidoreductase subunit M, translating to MMENILSILIFFPLVAAFVIFLFLRGGKTTMWATFIATIIELILTIPLMTSFDKTTAAMQFVEKADWIPALGVQYYVGVDGISILMIFLTTLLTAIAVLGSFTYIQKRQREFYLALLVLETGMVGVFLALDFFLFYIFWEAMLIPMYLIIGVWGGKRRIYAAVKFFLFTLAGSVLMMLAIIALFFKHGEITGVYTFDIMAITAQAVKYTAGFQTIIFLAFFLGFAIKVPMFPVHTWLPDAHVEAPTAGSVILAGVLLKMGTYGFLRFCLPITPAASISFMPFVAILSVIAIVYGALVAMVQSDVKKLVAYSSVSHMGFVTLGIYAINQAGIEGGILQMFNHGIITGALFLLIGAIYERTHTREISEYGGIAASVPMFATIFLIFTMGSIGLPGMGAFIGEFLVLVGAFEAFSDYAIIAASGVIFAAVYMLWMYQRVLYESLNKRWENLKDMNLREIIYIMPLLIIVFWVGIYPETFTSYMHESVRHLVEQVFSAGVAMK from the coding sequence ATGATGGAAAACATCCTTTCAATACTGATTTTCTTCCCGCTGGTTGCCGCTTTTGTCATTTTCCTGTTCCTCCGGGGCGGAAAAACTACGATGTGGGCGACTTTCATCGCAACCATTATTGAGCTCATCCTCACTATACCGCTGATGACCTCATTTGATAAGACAACAGCAGCAATGCAGTTCGTCGAAAAGGCTGACTGGATCCCCGCTCTGGGAGTTCAGTATTATGTAGGAGTTGATGGAATATCAATTCTCATGATTTTCCTTACGACTCTGCTCACGGCGATTGCGGTTCTCGGTTCCTTCACCTACATCCAGAAGCGCCAGAGAGAGTTCTATCTCGCTCTGCTCGTGCTGGAAACAGGAATGGTCGGCGTATTCCTCGCCCTTGACTTCTTCCTTTTCTACATCTTCTGGGAGGCTATGCTCATACCCATGTACCTTATAATAGGCGTATGGGGCGGCAAAAGAAGGATATACGCAGCGGTTAAGTTCTTCCTTTTCACCCTTGCGGGTTCAGTGCTTATGATGCTTGCAATCATAGCCCTGTTCTTCAAGCACGGCGAAATTACGGGAGTATACACATTCGATATAATGGCTATCACCGCTCAGGCTGTTAAATACACAGCGGGATTCCAGACTATCATATTCCTCGCCTTCTTCCTCGGCTTCGCCATCAAGGTTCCCATGTTTCCGGTTCATACATGGCTTCCTGATGCGCACGTTGAGGCGCCCACGGCAGGTTCGGTTATACTTGCGGGCGTACTGCTTAAAATGGGCACATACGGATTTTTAAGATTCTGCCTTCCCATAACTCCGGCGGCTTCCATAAGCTTCATGCCTTTTGTCGCGATCCTTTCCGTGATAGCGATTGTTTACGGCGCGCTGGTGGCTATGGTGCAGAGTGATGTTAAAAAGCTTGTTGCCTACTCCTCTGTGAGCCATATGGGCTTTGTGACTCTCGGTATCTACGCCATAAATCAGGCAGGGATCGAGGGCGGCATCCTCCAGATGTTCAACCACGGTATAATAACAGGCGCGCTGTTCCTTCTGATCGGCGCAATATATGAAAGAACCCACACAAGGGAGATTTCCGAGTACGGCGGTATAGCGGCAAGCGTGCCGATGTTCGCCACAATCTTCCTTATATTCACCATGGGTTCCATAGGTCTTCCGGGCATGGGCGCATTCATAGGTGAGTTTCTTGTCCTTGTGGGTGCGTTTGAAGCTTTCAGTGACTATGCGATAATAGCCGCCAGCGGCGTTATCTTCGCGGCTGTGTACATGCTCTGGATGTACCAGAGAGTGCTTTACGAAAGCCTCAACAAACGCTGGGAAAACCTGAAAGACATGAACCTCAGAGAGATAATCTACATTATGCCTCTCTTGATCATTGTTTTCTGGGTCGGTATTTACCCTGAAACATTCACATCCTATATGCACGAAAGCGTGAGACACCTTGTTGAGCAAGTGTTTAGCGCCGGCGTGGCGATGAAATAA
- a CDS encoding NADH-quinone oxidoreductase subunit N — MMTPQLFNDIITVYPEILMTIFALTLIVIDVVAGDKMKASVGYFGIAFVVLVALLCPAGPFIGFSNMLIWDNFSYVFFLIFAMAYTLTTLGSIEYLKDRNILKGEIYIVMFFSLIGMMFMVSANDLTIFYVGLETMAISMYVLAGFNKHCLKSNEAGVKYFLMGAFSSGLFLYGLSFIYGLTGSLTYTDIAAALQGHGSDSLGIKFGLLLMLVGFAFKISAVPFHMWAPDVYTGSPTPIAGFMTVAPKAAAFGALIRFTWVAVAPASEQWTLFFTILAVLTMTYGNLVALAQENVKRMLAYSAIAHAGYMLIGLVTMTPEGFRAITIYLLIYSFMNIGAFTVIGLLKNKGMIDDERIESFAGLSKKNPLVALAMLLFMFSLAGIPPLAGFVGKFYIFVAAIKAEMYWLAVVGVLNSALACYYYMRVTIFMYFRESEYETELTLKAPAFVATFIAAVLVVLVGFFPSFFVNLVSSLTV; from the coding sequence ATGATGACACCGCAGTTATTTAATGACATCATCACGGTTTACCCCGAAATTCTGATGACGATATTCGCGCTTACGCTTATCGTTATTGATGTTGTGGCGGGGGATAAAATGAAGGCAAGCGTGGGCTACTTCGGCATAGCATTCGTCGTTCTTGTGGCTCTTCTCTGTCCTGCCGGACCTTTTATCGGCTTCAGCAATATGCTTATATGGGACAACTTCAGCTATGTGTTCTTCCTGATATTCGCAATGGCGTACACACTGACCACACTCGGTTCCATAGAGTATCTGAAAGACAGAAACATACTGAAAGGCGAAATCTACATAGTTATGTTCTTCAGCCTCATCGGCATGATGTTTATGGTCAGTGCAAATGACCTCACTATCTTCTATGTGGGTCTTGAGACCATGGCGATTTCAATGTATGTTCTCGCCGGCTTCAACAAACACTGCCTCAAGTCAAACGAAGCAGGCGTTAAGTATTTCCTTATGGGCGCTTTCTCCTCAGGTCTTTTCCTGTACGGGCTGTCGTTCATATACGGACTTACCGGAAGCCTCACCTACACAGACATAGCCGCCGCTCTTCAGGGGCACGGCAGTGATTCTCTGGGCATTAAGTTCGGTCTTCTGCTTATGCTTGTGGGCTTTGCGTTCAAAATATCCGCAGTCCCCTTCCATATGTGGGCTCCGGATGTTTACACCGGTTCTCCCACACCTATAGCGGGCTTTATGACTGTCGCTCCCAAGGCGGCTGCGTTCGGCGCGCTTATACGCTTTACATGGGTTGCCGTGGCTCCCGCTTCCGAGCAGTGGACACTCTTCTTCACCATCCTTGCCGTTCTTACAATGACATACGGCAACCTTGTGGCTCTCGCTCAGGAAAATGTGAAGAGGATGCTTGCCTACTCAGCAATAGCCCATGCGGGTTATATGCTCATAGGTCTCGTGACCATGACTCCGGAAGGGTTCAGAGCGATCACAATCTATCTGCTGATTTACAGCTTCATGAATATCGGCGCTTTTACAGTCATCGGACTGCTTAAAAACAAGGGCATGATAGATGATGAGAGAATAGAAAGCTTCGCGGGACTCTCCAAAAAGAATCCTCTCGTTGCTCTTGCCATGCTGCTTTTCATGTTCTCTCTGGCGGGCATTCCTCCGCTTGCGGGATTCGTGGGCAAGTTCTATATCTTTGTCGCCGCTATCAAGGCAGAAATGTACTGGCTTGCCGTAGTGGGTGTCCTCAACAGCGCCCTTGCGTGCTACTACTATATGCGAGTTACAATATTCATGTACTTCAGAGAGTCGGAATACGAAACCGAGCTTACGCTTAAAGCTCCCGCCTTTGTGGCAACTTTTATAGCTGCTGTGCTGGTGGTGCTTGTGGGTTTCTTCCCCTCTTTCTTCGTAAACCTTGTAAGCTCGCTTACGGTATAA
- a CDS encoding ferritin family protein, translating to MMEASVRKALEEAREKKALSYEFYNKLLKVVSDLSTKELIKDLMEQKKKHQEIIEQALETGSLDNLGLDVSCRWKGLGIGKGVKPEVVTGELTVQDVLLIAIRYEDNSVKYYEELSEKFKGTPAGEVFFKLASDEACHRNDVQRMYDDIVNLEN from the coding sequence ATGATGGAAGCATCTGTAAGGAAAGCACTCGAAGAGGCAAGAGAGAAAAAAGCACTGTCGTATGAGTTTTATAACAAACTGCTTAAGGTCGTGAGTGATCTCAGCACCAAGGAGCTTATTAAGGATCTTATGGAGCAGAAGAAAAAGCATCAAGAGATCATTGAGCAGGCGCTTGAGACAGGTTCTCTTGATAACCTCGGGCTGGATGTGAGCTGCCGCTGGAAAGGGCTCGGGATAGGCAAAGGTGTCAAACCCGAAGTCGTAACCGGTGAGCTCACTGTTCAGGATGTGCTTCTGATAGCCATCAGATACGAAGATAACTCAGTGAAGTACTATGAAGAACTGTCTGAAAAGTTTAAGGGAACTCCCGCAGGGGAAGTTTTCTTCAAGCTGGCAAGCGATGAGGCATGCCATAGGAACGATGTTCAGCGCATGTATGACGACATAGTAAATCTTGAGAATTAA
- a CDS encoding energy-coupling factor ABC transporter ATP-binding protein, whose protein sequence is MSCTLSLNSISCRTADKILFENVSINLTHKDKIAVLGPNGAGKTTLLKAIVGLGAVCGGHVEIHHRKLVTEKDFTQARREIGFLFQDPDDQIIAPTVIEEVAFGLLNDGMKQPEAVAKAEAMLSELHIRHLRDRVTLNLSGGEKKMVALASVLVMKPEILLLDEPSAALDKKSEDKLAEILRDIDKTMLIVSHDLNFIEKIGARKMFLTEKGLVEG, encoded by the coding sequence ATGAGCTGCACACTTTCCCTGAACAGCATCTCATGCCGCACAGCGGACAAGATTCTCTTTGAAAACGTAAGCATCAACCTCACTCATAAAGACAAAATCGCCGTTCTCGGTCCCAATGGGGCAGGCAAAACCACTCTGCTTAAGGCAATTGTCGGTCTCGGCGCTGTATGCGGCGGACATGTTGAGATACATCACAGAAAATTAGTGACGGAAAAAGACTTCACTCAGGCAAGGCGGGAGATCGGCTTCCTTTTTCAGGATCCGGATGATCAGATAATCGCCCCTACAGTGATAGAAGAGGTTGCGTTCGGTCTCCTGAATGACGGCATGAAGCAGCCTGAGGCTGTGGCGAAGGCGGAAGCCATGCTCAGCGAGCTGCATATACGTCATCTCCGTGACCGTGTCACCCTGAACCTCTCAGGCGGGGAAAAGAAGATGGTAGCCCTCGCGTCCGTTCTCGTGATGAAGCCTGAGATACTTTTACTTGATGAGCCGTCCGCCGCTCTGGACAAAAAAAGCGAAGATAAACTCGCTGAAATACTCAGGGACATAGACAAAACAATGCTGATCGTCTCCCATGACCTCAACTTCATCGAAAAAATCGGCGCCCGCAAAATGTTCCTCACAGAAAAGGGGCTTGTTGAAGGGTAA